In a genomic window of Streptomyces sp. NBC_01231:
- a CDS encoding ThiF family adenylyltransferase: MKSIYDVLYLDGCVRLGSGPAYASEIEDPDGRYARLVKLLDGSRTVQEVQLGLRGILEPDEVLEGLSVMFGEGFLEDAADVPPANLSDRDVQRYAPNLNFFRTILPPGVSAFEPQASLKDMRVTLLGLGGIGSNVCMALAELGVGNITAVDFDKVELSNLNRQVLYSTSVVGQPKASAAQNRMNDFNPDIDFSAREQRLESLADVEQLLDESRPDFVFCLADKPNGFIDFWANEACVKRGVPFAAASISSHLGTLYSVKPHQGPCYQCRVDAEIAVTPQLADTLSHVRQHDINASNGALGPACMFLAYFLSYEMLRSRFEHMGPMLATQGLLEIDFVTFEQTWHTFEQQPGCPVCQEQPADALTTN, translated from the coding sequence TCGATATACGACGTTTTGTACTTGGATGGATGTGTGCGTCTCGGGTCAGGCCCTGCGTACGCGAGCGAGATCGAGGATCCCGACGGCCGCTATGCGCGCTTGGTGAAGCTCCTTGACGGGTCTCGGACCGTCCAGGAGGTGCAGCTGGGTCTGCGAGGGATCCTTGAGCCGGACGAGGTGCTCGAGGGGCTGTCCGTCATGTTCGGCGAGGGGTTCCTTGAGGATGCGGCGGACGTCCCGCCAGCCAATCTCTCGGACCGTGATGTCCAGCGTTACGCTCCGAATTTGAACTTCTTCCGCACCATACTGCCGCCGGGAGTCAGCGCATTCGAGCCGCAGGCGTCACTGAAGGACATGAGGGTGACTCTGCTCGGCCTGGGGGGCATTGGCTCGAATGTGTGCATGGCGCTGGCCGAGCTCGGCGTCGGGAACATCACTGCCGTAGATTTCGACAAGGTGGAATTGAGCAACCTGAACCGGCAGGTCCTTTATTCGACCTCGGTTGTGGGGCAGCCGAAGGCATCCGCCGCGCAGAACCGCATGAACGATTTCAATCCAGACATTGATTTCAGCGCGCGCGAGCAGCGGCTGGAGTCGCTTGCGGATGTTGAGCAACTCCTTGACGAGTCGCGTCCTGATTTTGTCTTCTGCTTGGCGGACAAGCCCAACGGGTTCATCGACTTCTGGGCCAATGAGGCCTGTGTGAAGCGTGGCGTTCCCTTCGCGGCCGCGAGCATCAGCTCGCATCTCGGCACGCTGTACAGCGTCAAGCCTCACCAGGGTCCCTGCTACCAGTGCCGGGTGGACGCCGAGATCGCGGTCACTCCCCAACTCGCGGACACGCTGAGTCATGTACGGCAGCACGACATCAACGCGAGCAACGGGGCGTTGGGGCCTGCATGCATGTTCCTCGCCTACTTCCTGTCGTACGAAATGCTCCGCTCGCGTTTCGAGCACATGGGGCCGATGCTCGCCACGCAGGGACTGCTGGAAATCGACTTCGTGACGTTCGAGCAGACGTGGCACACGTTCGAGCAACAGCCTGGATGCCCTGTATGCCAGGAACAGCCCGCCGATGCACTGACGACGAACTGA